Within the Halichoerus grypus chromosome 2, mHalGry1.hap1.1, whole genome shotgun sequence genome, the region GGTCCCTGAGCCCTTTCCCGGGCACCGGCAGGCCTGCGTCGCCATGGGTTCCACCGCCACCCCCGAGGGTGCGCTGGGCTACGTCCGCGAGTTCACTCGCCACTCCTCCGACGTGCTCGGCAACCTGAATGAGCTGCGCCTGCGCGGGATCCTCACTGACGTCACGCTGCTGGTTGGCGGGCAACCCCTTCGCGCTCACAAGGCGGTTCTTATCGCCTGCAGGTTCGGGGAGTGACTcaggggggcggggcgggacaAATGGGGAAGGGGTGGTGCCCTAAGGTCTTTGGGAGGGGATCCGAAGCCAAGCCTTCCAGAAGCAGGAGGCTGAGCGTGGAGCGTCGGGGAACTGGGGGGGCTTTCTACAGCGTGGCGTGTCTCCGTGGGCTCCCCGGGCCCTAATGtagcctctctcccctctctccagcGGCTTCTTCTATTCGATCTTCCGAGGCCGCGCAGGCGTGGGGGTGGACGTGCTCTCCCTGCCCGGGGGCCCCGAAGCCGGGGGCTTCGCTCCTCTGCTGGATTTCATGTACACTTCACGCCTACGCCTCTCCCCCGCCACTGCGCCGGCTGTCCTCGCAGCCGCCACCTACTTGCAGATGGAACACGTGGTCCAGGCATGCCACCGCTTCATCCAGGCCAGGTGAGGGAGCCCCAGCTCGGTGTCCTCCGTTGCGCGAGGCGGCAACCCAGGTGTCGAGGGTGGAGGCCGGGATGAGGAGAGAGCACTCATATCCCTCGCACTTTTCCCAGCTACGAACCTCTGGGCATCTCCCTGCGGCCTCTGGAGGCAGAACCGCCCACGCCCCCAACGGCCCCTCCACCAGGCAGCCCCCGGCGCTCCGAAGGGCATCCAGACCCACCTACCGAGTCTCGCAGCTGCAGTCAAGgcccccccagcccaggcagccCAGACCCCAAGGCCTGCAACTGGAAAAAGTACAAGTTCATCGTGCTAAACTCTCAGGCCTCCCAAGCGGGGAGCCTGGCCGGGGAGAGGAGTTCTGGTCAACTTTGTCCCCAAGCCAGGCTCCCCAGCGGAGATGAGGCTTCCAGCAGCGGTGGCAGCGGCAGTGAAGAAGGACCCATTCCTGGTCCCCAGAGCAGGTACAGACCCTGGAACCTCAAGAATTTGCGGAGGCCAGCCTCAGCTAGGAGGCAGAGCCATGGGGCCTGGGTGGTCAGGAGCAGGGAGCGAGGGGGTGGGACTTTGGCAGCACAATTGGATATGGCTCATTGGTCAGTATTGACTCACCACCAGAGGGTAGGCCTTCCGCTCCGAGTTCTCCAGGCGAGAACTCCTCCATAAAATCTCTGCTAATCCTTTTCTCTGGGCTTGCCACCTGCCTAGGCTCTCTCCACCTGCTGTCACGGGACAGTTCAAATGTGGGGCTCCAGTCAATACCCCCCATCTCCTCACAGCCCTGGCTCAAGAGACCACTGGATCACACTCTGGGCGGGCTTGCCCACCACCAGGTAAGAGCCCTTCCTTTTACCTCCTCCCTTGGCTTTTCTCCTCAGGCTGCTCAAGGCCAGTTTGGACCAAAAGGAAAGGCCCGCCCCAATTACTGCAAATTGGAATCGcctagggagcttttaaaaatcccattgcCCAGGTCACACCCCATAGATCAGAAAGTCTGGAAATGGGAGCcaggaatcagtattttttttaaagcttccaatGAGCAGCAAAGTTTGGGAACTTCTGGCCTGTTCCCATCAGGGCTGAGTGGtgggcccagggctgggcagggcctcTCCGGCAAGCTGTCGAGCCGAGCAGTGGtccaagagaggagagagaaacagaaacttcACCCAGTAACTGGGGCCTCcatctaccaccaccaccactattgAAGAGATTAGCAGAGTAGTCTGAAGTCAGACAGACATGGAGTCAGATCTGGGCTTGTCCTCTCACTAaccatgtgaccttgagtaagtcaaATGAGCTCCAGAAGCCTTAACAGTAAAttggggaaaagaaaacccaCTACCACTGCGGTTTGAGGACTCACTGGAATTGTCAttacccacccccctcccaggaAGTGAATTTTTCAGCTGCCAGAACTGTGAGGCGGTGGCTGGGTGCTCGTCGGGGCTGGACCCCTTGGCTCCTGGGGATGAGGACAAGCCCTACAAATGTCAGCTCTGCCGGTCTGCCTTCCGCTACAAAGGCAACCTGGCCAGTCACCGCACGGTGCACACAGGTAAGGGGGGAGAGGGCCCTGGCCTTCGTGCCCGCGGGCGTCCTAGGACGGAGCCCCTGACCTcccggcctccctgcctccaggggaGAAGCCCTACCACTGTTCCATCTGCGGAGCCCGCTTTAACCGGCCGGCCAACCTGAAAACGCACAGCCGCATCCATTCGGGAGAGAAGCCCTACAAGTGTGAGACGTGCGGCTCGCGCTTCGTGCAGGTACCGGGCGCGTCTCCCAGCCCGCTCCAAGGCAAAGTGCCGGAGGGCGGGGCGGGCCGTCGGGGAGGGTTCGGTGCCTCCTGGACGCGCGCTCTGAGGTCCCCCTGGCCTCCCAGGTAGCGCATCTGCGCGCGCACGTGCTGATCCACACCGGGGAGAAGCCCTACCCTTGCCCCACCTGCGGCACTCGCTTCCGCCACCTACAGACCCTCAAGAGCCACGTTCGCATCCACACCGGGGAGAAGCCGTACCACGTGAGGACCCGACTGGGCCCGGCGTGTACCTAGGGGCGGGGCTGCGAGGGGAGCGGGCCGCGCGGGCCCCGGAGCGCTCCGAAGTGGGCGGAGTCCTGGGAGATAAGGGGCGGGGCCCCGAAGTTAGGCTCCCGGGCTGGGCGCCGTCCTCCGGAGGAGGAGCTAGGGATGGAAGGGGGCGGGACCTGGCTCCGCGACCTCCGCCGAGCCTCGGGGGAGACGCGCGGACCCGAGCGCTTCTCTCCCGCGGAGAGCCGGGGGCGGCCGTGGAGGAGGCGGGAGCTGACCCGCTGTCCTCCCACAGTGCGACCCCTGCGGCCTGCATTTCCGGCACAAGAGTCAACTACGCCTGCATCTGCGCCAGAAGCACGGAGCTGCTACCAACACCAAAGTGCACTACCACATTCTGGGGGGGCCCTAGCTGGGCGCCGCGCCCAGGTCCCACTCGCTTCCCGGGAGCCGGGACAGCTGCGGGCTCGCGCCTGGCCTCCCCGTCGGGCCTGGGCATGCGGGGCGTGCAAGGCCCCCCCGGCGTCAGCAACGGCCACTGGGGAGAGCAGGGGTGGCAGATCTCCGCTCGATCTGCCTCTGTTTTGCTGGTCAAAACCTCTTCCCCACAATCCAAATTGTTTCTGAGGAGACAGCCAGCTGGGAGCTGCGGGGGGAGACTGGAGGGAAGGGCCCTCCACCTGCAGCCCCCCTCTCATTTGGTTTCtctgtaaatataatttattgagGCCTGTGGGTGGCACCAGGGCCTTCATTCTACCGCATTTCCCACGTGCACAAGTGTGATCAAACGTGGCCTGAAGCACAGTGTGTGGGGTCAGCTCTGCGGGCAGAGATGAGCACTTAGCTGTCTCCTTCGGCTTGActgttttatgtttattcttgTCATAACTTTCATCTTTAGAGTTGTTGTTTCTCCTATCTGTTTGCTTGTCGGTTCGTTGAAAGTGGAGAAAGGGTCGCTCTGTGTCCCGTCCCTCCCAATCCTAGGTCTGGAACCTAATTTGTTCTAGGGCAGCTCTGGGGACGTGTGGGGTTGTGGAATTGGGTCGGGAACCCTCTTTGGTATTCTGGATATTGTAGGTTCTCTAGCGGGCTAGAACTGCATATGGACTCTGCTCTGGTTCCAAGACTTAGAGgacctttttttggggggtgagcCGGAAATGGAAGTAAGAAGTGCTTCCTGGGGGCCATGGATGTGGGGGCTTTGGCAGTCTTGGAACTGGAGGGAGGATTGGAAAGGCTTTCTCTTGTGGCCCTCACTGGCCCATGAGTCTGGTCACCTAGGTTTGGCTCCACTGTGCCGATCTTTCATGAGTTGGGCTTTAGTTGAGCCCAGAATCCTCCCACTGGGGCCTGTTCTCAGCACTGGGTTGGTCCCGTCCTTATCAGAGATGACGCAACCTTTTCTGATTCTGCCCAGACTCTAAGAATGCTATGACCTGTGGGAGAATTATTAAACTCTATCTTGACTAAGAGATAAAGAGTCATGACCAGTCCTTACCTGTAGAGGTGTCTGGGTTCCAATGTTCCTTGGGGTTCTCTCTACCTGAGACAAGCCCCTTCTTCCTTTAGTGGGTTTTCAGACATCTTCTGGCAAGTGTCCAGATTCCAGAAACTTCTTTGCCTCTAGAAGTCACAGGTGCTTGGTAACTTTCTTACCTTAGAAAAGCTAGGTCTGTGACCTGGCCTTCCTGTCACTGCATTCCTGTCTGGAACCGGTGAATGCACTATTACCTTCCACAGGGAGAGAAAAGTGGCTGAGTTCCATTCTGGATTTGCTGTAGTTTGGGATTATGACTGGGATTACTGTTGGGATTAGGGATTTAGAAGATTTAAAAGAGTAGTTGACTGATGGTCCTTCTAGTTGACCAAGTATCTGGGTAGGATTAAGAGGTTGGTTGAGGGGCACAGTCCCCGTTGTTGGCCCAGTAGGTAGAAAGTTGGGAATGGGGTTGCCTCTTGACTAGATGGGATGTCTGGAATGTGAGATGATACTCTGAAGCCTTGACTTACAGTCCTTTGCCTGCTGCCTTGGGAGCTGTTTGATTGTGGGGTATGGGTGGAGGGTGAGGAGCACTTTGAATTTGTGGGGTGGGGCTTCCTCAAGATAGGTCAGGACTAATTGCTGCCGCTTGAGGACAGGTGAGAAAGCAACTTTTAtcattccctcttcctccccactgcAGAACTGAAGtagggagagaaagcagaagagagatATGAGAAggaaccatgattttttttttttttttttttttttttttttgccaattggATGGGCAGGTGAAGAGCGCCTAGGGGTGGAAATGTTAGATCTTGCAAGATCAGAATCTTGGAATAAAGAAGCCTCTCTGTGCTGCCTGCTGCGTCCAGGATTCTTGCCTGGGAGGATCTGGGAACGGGGtgcaacgggggggggggggaagaatgaGGGTTCGTCCCTCCTGGATTCTGTCTTGTATTCTGTGCCCATTCGACCGCCCCATCCCATCAGACACTTTAAATGGCCCTTgttctccccttccctgcccttgCCTTCCGGCTCATTGTGTAGGAACCCGTGACCTCACAAAGTTTGTCCGGAGCCACCTGCATCCTGCTGCTCTGAAGTCACTTCCTGCCCGAGGAGTGGAGGCAGCAGGGAGAAACCAGGAGGCCACTAATAATACCAAGAGGCTGGGGGATGCATCTGTGCTGGGGATCTTAATGCTTGGGACaccccctaccaccaccaccactaccaccaccaagGAAAATGGATAGGACTTGGGTCCCCTGAGGACAGTAGAGTGTGGAGGTGGCAGTGAGAAGGTGAAGCATGTGGTTAGAGCCAACAGGCCAACTCCACTCCTCCCCCAGCAATGGTGCCTTGGAATCTATCCAGTGCCCAGGGCATGCTTCTCTCCCACCCTTTCCCTGTCCCGTGTGTGTCCTGGGTGCGCAGCTCTGTTCTGCTGTGGGCAGAGGGTCACAATTCTGTTCAGTTACCTCCCTTTTGGACTTaaattcctcatctgtgaaataaggcCATTAAAGTGGCCTGCAGTTCCTGCCTACATTTACAGTTTGTGGTTGTGTTTCTCCATCTTAAAACTTATGACCTAgattagaaatatttctaagtaaAACATGAAACAAAGAACTTAAACTAaaacctccctccccctcccaccactaCAGCTTATGCCCTGTTGAAAATGAGaccagcggggcgcctgggtggctcagttggttaagcaactgccttcagctcaggtcatgatcctggagtccgaggatcgagtcccacattgggctccctgctcagtggggagtctgcttctctctctgatcctcccccctcatgctctctgtctcccattctctctctcagataaataaaatctttaaaaaaaaaaaaatgagaccagCTAATATTACTTATCCCTGGGTACCTGTCAGGTCCTaaactaagctttttttttttttttttttaagattttatttgtttatttgacagagggagacacagtcagagagggaacacaagcagggggagtgggagagggagaagcaggcttcccgccgagcagggagcccgatgaggggctggacaccaggaccctgggatcacgacctgagccgaaggcagacacttaacgactgagccacccaggcacccttaaactGAGCATTCTTGTGCACAACGTTTCTAATTCGATTCCCCTGACAACCCtccaaagtaggtattattatccccaattcACAGTTAGGAAAACCAACTGAGAGGTTCAATGTCTTAGTGATCCTATATACAACCACATCAATTGCCACGTCCTGGCATATTTCCCGTCAGCCAAAGTTTTGATTCCACTTAACAAAGTTTGGGGggtatgattatttttatttcccacatGTAAAATTATAGGGCtcaatatgctttttaaaattacacagccccggggtgcctgggtggctcagctggttaagccttggactcttcatttcagctcaggtcatgatctcagggtcttgagatcaagacccatgtcagactccacactcagcaaggagcctgcttaagactctctctgcatccaacccccccccccaacccgaCCTGGCACTCAcaggtgcactctctctctaaacaaacaaacaaacaaaaaacagctcgCTCCCTGCCTCACCCCCCACTTGTCACTTGTCTGGGTATGAGCCCTTGAGCCCAAGTTGCaaggtcagggtcctggggagcAGGAATTATAATGAAGGAACAGAAAGCCAAGCCATTAGTGTTATATAGGGTGGAGAGACTGGATACTGGTTGGATCGGAGGGGCTGACCGCTGGGTGATAAGAGCTCGTCTCTTTCGTCAACCCCATCAGGAGATCAAAACCTGCTATTAGGAAATAGTAAAACCAGAGGGTGGAGGAAAAGGTTTCAGCCCCACCGAGGAAGGGGGGTAGATGGTGCTGGGGAGGCCCTGAGTGCGCTCACGGCCGCCCTTCCTCTCCCGAGTTATTTTTGGTCTCTGTGACTTGTAGATTTCCTGTTAGTGAGGACAGAAGCGACAGGAACTGAGTCGCCACCGCAGACACGAACGCCAGCAGTCCCACAGTCCGTTCCCCCGGTCTCTTCCTCGGCCCCTGAGCCCCTCGAGGATCCAGGCATCTGGATTCCAGTGTACTCAGGCGCTAGGGCAGCTATTTCCCTTTGAGTCTCAGCGCAGAACCCCTACGCCCACCACGACCTGACCTTGCCACTGGGCCCCTCATTCAGCAAGCGGGTGTCTTCCTCTCCTGAACCGCTttacccaccacccacccccaggaACTCCCTACGTGAGGGTCTTGGTGCGGGAATCTGGACGGACTGGCTGGTTAGGTGGAGGGGAGACGCAACAGCCTCCGGGTAGGTCCCTACGTCACGTGGGGCCCATCGAGTTGGCCTCCCGCGGTCCCCTCCTGACGCATGCGCC harbors:
- the BCL6B gene encoding B-cell CLL/lymphoma 6 member B protein isoform X2, producing MGSTATPEGALGYVREFTRHSSDVLGNLNELRLRGILTDVTLLVGGQPLRAHKAVLIACSGFFYSIFRGRAGVGVDVLSLPGGPEAGGFAPLLDFMYTSRLRLSPATAPAVLAAATYLQMEHVVQACHRFIQASYEPLGISLRPLEAEPPTPPTAPPPGSPRRSEGHPDPPTESRSCSQGPPSPGSPDPKACNWKKYKFIVLNSQASQAGSLAGERSSGQLCPQARLPSGDEASSSGGSGSEEGPIPGPQSRLSPPAVTGQFKCGAPVNTPHLLTALAQETTGSHSGRACPPPGSEFFSCQNCEAVAGCSSGLDPLAPGDEDKPYKCQLCRSAFRYKGNLASHRTVHTGEKPYHCSICGARFNRPANLKTHSRIHSGEKPYKCETCGSRFVQVAHLRAHVLIHTGEKPYPCPTCGTRFRHLQTLKSHVRIHTGEKPYHCDPCGLHFRHKSQLRLHLRQKHGAATNTKVHYHILGGP
- the BCL6B gene encoding B-cell CLL/lymphoma 6 member B protein isoform X1, with the translated sequence MACVAMGSTATPEGALGYVREFTRHSSDVLGNLNELRLRGILTDVTLLVGGQPLRAHKAVLIACSGFFYSIFRGRAGVGVDVLSLPGGPEAGGFAPLLDFMYTSRLRLSPATAPAVLAAATYLQMEHVVQACHRFIQASYEPLGISLRPLEAEPPTPPTAPPPGSPRRSEGHPDPPTESRSCSQGPPSPGSPDPKACNWKKYKFIVLNSQASQAGSLAGERSSGQLCPQARLPSGDEASSSGGSGSEEGPIPGPQSRLSPPAVTGQFKCGAPVNTPHLLTALAQETTGSHSGRACPPPGSEFFSCQNCEAVAGCSSGLDPLAPGDEDKPYKCQLCRSAFRYKGNLASHRTVHTGEKPYHCSICGARFNRPANLKTHSRIHSGEKPYKCETCGSRFVQVAHLRAHVLIHTGEKPYPCPTCGTRFRHLQTLKSHVRIHTGEKPYHCDPCGLHFRHKSQLRLHLRQKHGAATNTKVHYHILGGP